Below is a window of Longimicrobium sp. DNA.
CGGCGGCGAGCGCGCCAAGCCGGAGTTCGAAGACGTGGCGCGTGCCGCCGCGAACCTGGGGATCACTCCCCTGGAGGCGTACCGGGGCCTGCTGGCGGACGGCGTGGCCCGGGAACAGTGAATCGGCCGGATGCGTCCGGCCCGTATCGGCCCGCTCCCGGCGGAGCGGGCTTTTTCCACCAACGGAGGATGCTGATGAAGATCGATCGTGGCCTGGCCGTGGTGCTGGGCGGCGTGCTGGCGGCGGCTGCCTGCGCCCCCGCCGCCGGAACCGGTGGGGGCGGGGGTCCGCGGATCACGGTGCCCGTTCCGAGCGTCACCTGCACGAGCGGGCCCCTGACCAGCTTTGCGCAAGCCGACTCCGCGGCCAGCGCCATGGCCCTGGTGGGCACCCTGCCCGACTCGGCACAGGGCCCGGCGTACACCACGGCGCTGGCACAGGCGCGGCGCGCGGTCGCCGCCCAGCCCGAGAACGCCTACGCGCAGTACCTGGCCGGCCAGGCGGCGCTCCTGACGGGCGACTTCGCCGCCTCCGCCACCTATCTCGCCCGCTCGGAGCAGCTCTGCCCCGAACTGGGTGCGTACGATATCGACCGGCTGCAGTCGGCGGGCGCGGGGAATGCCTTCAACGCCGCCACCGGGCTGCTGCAGGCCGGCGACACCACGGCCGCCATCGCCAGGCTGGAAACGGCCATCGCGCTGGACCCCGAGGCCTACGCGGCCGAGTTCTACCTGGGGCTGATCAACTTCCAGCGCCAGAACACTGGCGAGGCGGTCACGCGCTGGCGCCGGGTGCTGCAGCTGCTGGAAACCATGCCCGCCGACACGTCGGCGCAGGAAAACCAGCAGCGCCAGGACGTGCGCGGCAACGTGGTGAACGCCATGGTGCTGGCCGGCGTGCAGTACCTGCAGCGGGAGCAGAACGAGCCCGCCATTCCGCTGCTGCAGGAGCTCACCCGCATGGTGCCCAACAGCGCCGACGCGTGGTACCACTTGGCGCTTGCCCAGTACAACCTGGAGCGCTGGAGCGACCTGGTGGCGTCGGGTCAGCGTGCCACCGAGGTGGCCCCGCTCAGCCATGGCGCGTGGGTGCTGTACTACAACGCCTACGCGGGCCAGGCGCAGGCCGCGTCCGAGGCCAACCAGACGGCGCGTGCCAACGAGCTCAGCCGGCAGGCCACCCAGGTGCGCACCCGCTCCGAGAGCCTTCCGGTGCGCATCGAGGGGCTGACGATCGACACGGGCGACGAGTCCACCGCCATCAGCGGCACCGCCGTCGGCACGGGGCGCACGGCGCCGGTCACGGTGGAGTTCACGCTGTACGGAATCACGGGAACGCTGGGCACGGGGCAGGTGACCATCACCCCGCCCGCGAAGGACCAGCGCGCGCCGTTCAACCTGACGGTCGCCAACGCCCGCCCCATCACGGGCTACAGCTACCGGGTCGTCCAGTAACCGGAACCAGCATCACCGAAGGCAGCCGCGGCCGGCGGGGACCCGTTCCCCGCCGGCCGCGGCCTCTTTCGGTTCGATTCACCGCGTTCCGGGTTCCTCCTTCCTCTCTGCACGCTTCTTGCGCCTTTGGACGCCCGCGGCACCGTCGCCGCGGCCCCCACGTCCGGAGACCCGATCCTTGTCCGTCGAAAGCCCCGAAATTCCCGAGCAGGCGTATCAGTGCGAGCGCTGCGGCGCCGAGTACGCCGGCGGCGAAGGCTGCCCCATCTGCGGCCTGCTGCGCGCCCCCGTCGCCTGCGAAGACGGCAGCCAGACCAACTTCCGCTGCGTCATTTGCGAGGCACCCGTCTGCGGCAGCGAGCCCGAAGGCACCCGCCCCGTCACCTGCCAGCTGCACGAAGGCATTCCCGTCATGGAGGCGTGGGCCCAGGTGTACACCACCTCCGACGAGATCGAGGCCGGCCTGATCGTGCAGAACCTGCAGTCCGAGGGGGTGGACGCGCAGCTCTTCTCGCAGAAGGACGGCATCTTTCCCGTGGACCTGGGCGAGCTGTCCATCGTTCGGGTGATGGTGCCCACCTGGGAGTACGAGGCCGCCATCGAGATCATCCGCGCCCACATGGACACCAGCGGCGAGGTGAGCTTCGCCTGCCCGGCGTGCGGCGAAGCCTACGAGCCCGGCGACACCGCCTGCACCAGCTGCGGCGCGCCGCTCGGCTGAACGGCGGTTGCGGAAGTCACGAAGTAGCAGAGTCGAGGGAAGTGACGGCCGTTGGAGTTCGCGGCCGTTGGTCCGCGCTGTTACTTTTGTGGCTTTCGTGCCTTTCTCTACTTTCGTCCGTCAAGAGCACTCGTGAAGCTACCCGTGGTGGCCGTCGTCGGCCGGCCGAACGTCGGCAAGTCCACCTTTTTCAACCGTGTCCTCGGCGAGCGCATCGCCATCGTCGAGGACCGCCCCGGCGTGACCCGCGACCGCAACTACGCCCGCACCGAGTGGAACGCGCGCGAGTTCTACCTGGTCGACACCGGGGGGATGGTCGAAAACTCCGACGAGCCCATGGACCGCCTGATCCGCGACCAGGTGCTCACCGCCATCGCCGAGGCCGACGTGCTGGTGCTGATGGTGGACGGCCGCGCCGGACCTCATCCGCTGGACTACGCCGTCGCCGAGCACCTTCGCCGGGCCGCCAAGCCCAACGTGCTGCTCGTCAACAAGATGGACAACCTGGGCGCCCACACCGCCACGGGGCACCACGACTTCTGGGACCTGGGGCTCGGCGAGCCGTACCCCGTCAGCAGCCTAAGCGGCAAGGGGAGCGGCGACGTGCTGGACCTGATCGTCGAGCACCTTCCCGACATCGAGGGCGAGGAGGAAGAGGCGCTGCGGGTGGCCGTCATCGGCCGGCCGAACGTGGGCAAGTCGTCGTACGTCAACCGCCTGCTGGGCGAGGAGCGGCTGGTGGTGTCGGACGTGGCGGGAACCACGCGCGACGCCATCGACACGCCCATGCGCTACCAGGGGCAGAAGCTGGTCTTCGTCGACACGGCGGGGCTGCGCCGGCAGGCCAAGATCGACGAGGGCGTCGAATTCTACAGCTCGCTGCGGACGGAACGCGCCATCGAACGCGCCGACGTGTGCCTCCTGCTGCTCGACGCCACCGAGCCCATCGCCGTACAGGACCTGAAGATCGCCGAAAAGGCGTGGGATTCGGGGAAAGGACTGATCATCATCTGCAACAAGTGGGACCTGGTAGAGAAGGAGACGATGACGGCGCCGCGGTACGAAAAGGAGATCCGCGAGCGCGCGCCGTACCTGCAGTGGGTTCCCATCCTCTTCACCAGCACCCTCACCGGCCAGCGGGTGCACCGCGCGCTGGAACTGATCGTAGAGGTGCAGGAGCAGCGGCACCGCCGCATCTCGACGCACGAGGTGAACGAGGTGATGCGGGCGCTGACCATGCGGACCAAGCCGCCCGCCTCGCACGGCCGCCCGGTCAAGTTCCTCTACGGCACGCAGGTGGCCGTCGCGCCGCCCACGTTCATCCTGTGGGCCAACGATCCCGAGGGCGTTCCCGAAAGCTACGAACGCTACCTGATGAAGGGCTTCCGCGAAGCGTGGGGGTTCCAGGGCTCGCCGCTTGTCATCCGGCTGCGCCGCCGCGACGAGGAGCGGGAGTGACACCCGCCCTGCTCGTTTTGGCCGCGTACCTGATCGGCGCCATCCCCGCCAGCTACATCGCCGGGCGGCTGGCGAAGGGCATCGACCTGCGCGAGCACGGCAGCGGCAACCTGGGCGCCACCAACGCCTTCCGTGTCCTTGGTGCAAAGGTGGCGGCTCCCGTGGTCGTCTTCGACATCCTCAAGGGCACGCTTCCCGTCGTCGCCTTCAGCCAGTGGGACGGCTCGGCGGACTGGCGATGGGAACTGGCGTACGGGGCGGCGGCCATCGTCGGCCACGTCTTTCCTGTCTACATGCGCTTCCGCGGTGGCAAGGGCGTCGCGACCAGCGCGGGGGTGTTCCTGGCCCTGGCGCCCGAGGCCGTGGGGCTGGGGCTGCTCACCTGGCTGATCGTGCTCAAGCTGACGCGGATGGTGTCGGCCGGGTCCATCGCCGCGGGGGTGGTCGTGGGCGTGCTGCTGGGCCTGAACGTGCCCGCCGAGCGGCTGGAGGTGCGGATCCTCGGCGGGCTCATCGTGGCCTTCATCATCTTTGCCCACCGCGCCAACGTGGGGCGCATCGTGCGGGGCGAGGAGCACCGCTTCGGAATGAAGAAGGAGCCGCAGGCCACGGTGGCCGCCGCGGCGGTGACGGCGGACGCAAAGGGGGCCGAATGACGTCGCGCGCGGCGGTGATCGGCGCGGGAAGCTGGGGCACCGCCCTCGGCAACCTGCTGGCGGGCAAGGGGATCGAGACGGTCGTCTGGTCGTACGAGCCCGACGTGGCGGATTCCATCAACCGCGAGCACGTCAACCGCAAGTACCTGGACGGCATCGAGCTCGCGCCGTCGATGCACGCCACGCCGGACATGGCGGAAGCTGTGCGCGGCGCCGACCTCGTCCTCTCCGTCTCGCCCTCGCACGTGGTCCGCCAGGTGATGGCGCATGCCGCGGAGCACATGGACGACGGCGCCCTGCTGGTCAGCGCGTCCAAGGGCATCGAGAACGATTCGCTGAAGACGATGGACGGCGTGCTGGCCGACGTGCTCCCCGAACGGGCGGCGCGTTCGGCCTGCTTCCTGTCCGGGCCCAGCTTTGCCATGGAGGTGGGACGCGGATTTCCAACCGCCGTCACCATCGCCTCGCACGATGCGGACGCGGCGGTGCGGGCGCGGGACGCCTTCCAGACCGCCCGCTTTCGCGTCTACACCAGCGCCGACGTGGCCGGGGTGGAGCTGGGCGGGGCGGTGAAGAACGTCATCGCCATCGCGGCGGGGACGGTGGAGGGGATGGGGTTCGGCTTCAACACGCAGGCGGCGCTGATCACCCGCGGGCTGGCGGAGATCACGCGGCTGGGGCAGGCGATGGGGGCGGACCCGCGGACGCTGGCGGGGCTGGCGGGCATCGGCGACCTGATGCTCACCTGCATGGGCGGGCTCAGCCGCAACCGCACCGTGGGCGTGGAACTGGGGCGCGGACGCAAGCTCGACGACATCCTGGGCGGCATGGTGATGGTGGCCGAAGGAGTAAAGACGGCCCGCTCGGCGCGCGACCTGGCGCGGCGGATGAACATCGAGATGCCCATCGTCGAGGCCGTGTACGCCATGCTCTTCGAGGACCTGGACCCGCGCCGCGCCGTGGAGCAGCTGATGCTGCGGGAGCCGAAGCCGGAGCACCACGGATGAAGCGCCCGCAGCGCGAGTTCTATTCGATCGGCGAGGTGTGCGAGCTGTTCGACGTAAAGCCCCACGTGCTGCGCTACTGGGAAACGCAGTTCCCCGCGCTGTCGCCCCCCAAGAACCGCTCCGGAAACCGCGTGTACCGCGCCCGCGACCTGGAGCTGATCGCCCTGATCCGCCACCTTGTGCACGACGAGCGCTACACGCTGGAAGGCGCCCGCAAGCGCATCGACGAGCTGCGCCAGGAAGGCGCCGCCTCCGAAGCCGCCTCGCGGGCCCT
It encodes the following:
- a CDS encoding DUF2007 domain-containing protein, which translates into the protein MSVESPEIPEQAYQCERCGAEYAGGEGCPICGLLRAPVACEDGSQTNFRCVICEAPVCGSEPEGTRPVTCQLHEGIPVMEAWAQVYTTSDEIEAGLIVQNLQSEGVDAQLFSQKDGIFPVDLGELSIVRVMVPTWEYEAAIEIIRAHMDTSGEVSFACPACGEAYEPGDTACTSCGAPLG
- a CDS encoding tetratricopeptide repeat protein, translating into MKIDRGLAVVLGGVLAAAACAPAAGTGGGGGPRITVPVPSVTCTSGPLTSFAQADSAASAMALVGTLPDSAQGPAYTTALAQARRAVAAQPENAYAQYLAGQAALLTGDFAASATYLARSEQLCPELGAYDIDRLQSAGAGNAFNAATGLLQAGDTTAAIARLETAIALDPEAYAAEFYLGLINFQRQNTGEAVTRWRRVLQLLETMPADTSAQENQQRQDVRGNVVNAMVLAGVQYLQREQNEPAIPLLQELTRMVPNSADAWYHLALAQYNLERWSDLVASGQRATEVAPLSHGAWVLYYNAYAGQAQAASEANQTARANELSRQATQVRTRSESLPVRIEGLTIDTGDESTAISGTAVGTGRTAPVTVEFTLYGITGTLGTGQVTITPPAKDQRAPFNLTVANARPITGYSYRVVQ
- the plsY gene encoding glycerol-3-phosphate 1-O-acyltransferase PlsY, translating into MTPALLVLAAYLIGAIPASYIAGRLAKGIDLREHGSGNLGATNAFRVLGAKVAAPVVVFDILKGTLPVVAFSQWDGSADWRWELAYGAAAIVGHVFPVYMRFRGGKGVATSAGVFLALAPEAVGLGLLTWLIVLKLTRMVSAGSIAAGVVVGVLLGLNVPAERLEVRILGGLIVAFIIFAHRANVGRIVRGEEHRFGMKKEPQATVAAAAVTADAKGAE
- the der gene encoding ribosome biogenesis GTPase Der, with product MKLPVVAVVGRPNVGKSTFFNRVLGERIAIVEDRPGVTRDRNYARTEWNAREFYLVDTGGMVENSDEPMDRLIRDQVLTAIAEADVLVLMVDGRAGPHPLDYAVAEHLRRAAKPNVLLVNKMDNLGAHTATGHHDFWDLGLGEPYPVSSLSGKGSGDVLDLIVEHLPDIEGEEEEALRVAVIGRPNVGKSSYVNRLLGEERLVVSDVAGTTRDAIDTPMRYQGQKLVFVDTAGLRRQAKIDEGVEFYSSLRTERAIERADVCLLLLDATEPIAVQDLKIAEKAWDSGKGLIIICNKWDLVEKETMTAPRYEKEIRERAPYLQWVPILFTSTLTGQRVHRALELIVEVQEQRHRRISTHEVNEVMRALTMRTKPPASHGRPVKFLYGTQVAVAPPTFILWANDPEGVPESYERYLMKGFREAWGFQGSPLVIRLRRRDEERE
- a CDS encoding NAD(P)H-dependent glycerol-3-phosphate dehydrogenase; the encoded protein is MTSRAAVIGAGSWGTALGNLLAGKGIETVVWSYEPDVADSINREHVNRKYLDGIELAPSMHATPDMAEAVRGADLVLSVSPSHVVRQVMAHAAEHMDDGALLVSASKGIENDSLKTMDGVLADVLPERAARSACFLSGPSFAMEVGRGFPTAVTIASHDADAAVRARDAFQTARFRVYTSADVAGVELGGAVKNVIAIAAGTVEGMGFGFNTQAALITRGLAEITRLGQAMGADPRTLAGLAGIGDLMLTCMGGLSRNRTVGVELGRGRKLDDILGGMVMVAEGVKTARSARDLARRMNIEMPIVEAVYAMLFEDLDPRRAVEQLMLREPKPEHHG
- a CDS encoding MerR family transcriptional regulator; this translates as MKRPQREFYSIGEVCELFDVKPHVLRYWETQFPALSPPKNRSGNRVYRARDLELIALIRHLVHDERYTLEGARKRIDELRQEGAASEAASRALERSFVRSLRAELEEILELL